From the genome of Nicotiana sylvestris chromosome 2, ASM39365v2, whole genome shotgun sequence, one region includes:
- the LOC138884947 gene encoding uncharacterized protein, giving the protein MNFPDEEVSFIGEDIAESYDGWRMLFNGVENFKGVGIGAFLVSKTGQHYPLSAKLRFPYTNNISEYEACILGLKMAINMNVQELLVVGDSDMLVHQVRGEWTTKNSKILPYLHHVQELRKRFTKTKFQHVPEPRMSVDALDTLSSMIQHPNKNFIYPITLKIHNHPAYCAHVEEEADGKPFWYVPSLYLETQLYVFLCLTIPVPFCTDLMAHHVKLYFCFLLYACLKFCPPLFKCDQHVYLFLFMSLN; this is encoded by the exons atgaattttcctgatgaagaggtatcattcataggagaagacattgcggaatcctatgacggttggagaatgttattCAATGGAGTagaaaacttcaaaggagttggcataggagcattcctagtatcaaaaaccggtcagcattatccactgtctgccaaactcaggttcccctacaCGAACAATATATcggagtatgaagcctgcatcttagggctcaaaatggccattaacatgaacgttcaagagctacTAGTGGTTGGAGATTCAGACATGCTTgtacatcaggtacgaggagaatggacaaccaagaactccaagatactcccgtatctacatcatgtacaggaattgagaaagaggttcacgaagacgaaattccagcatgttccagAGCCTAGAATGAGTGTCGATGCATTGgataccctatcatctatgatacagcatccaaaCAAGAATTTCATCTATCCCATTACATtgaaaatccataatcatccagcttactgtgcccatgttgaagaggaagcagacggaaaaccttt ctggtatgttcctagtttatatcttgaaactcaactctatgtgttcctTTGTTTGACAATCCCTGTCCCTTTCTGCACTGACTTAATGGCTCATCATGTTAAATTGTACTTTTGTTTTCTGCTTTACgcatgcttaaaattctgccctcctTTGTTTAAATGTGATCAAcatgtttacttgttcctgtttatgtccctcaactag